From Bradyrhizobium erythrophlei:
AACGTCCACGCGCTGCATCTCGGCCGCGACTGGGCGCTGCAGAACCTCAAATGCCCGATCGGCCTGCGGGTCAAGAAGGCCGACAAGGTCGGCGACCGCATCTTCATCGAGGGCAACAGCGCAGCGGCGCTCGGTGCCGTCTATGGCGGCGCCACCGTCTGCGCCTGGTACCCGATCACGCCGTCATCGTCGCTGGCCGACGCCTTCGGCGCCCATTGCAAGAAGCTGCGGCACGATCCCGAGACCGGCAAGGCCAAATACGCCATCGTGCAGGGCGAGGACGAACTGGCCTCGATCGGCATCGTGATCGGCGCGTCCTGGAACGGCGCGCGCGCCTTCACCGCGACCTCCGGCCCCGGCATCTCGCTGATGCAGGAGTTCATCGGCCTGTCCTACTTCGCCGAAATTCCGGCTGTGATCATGAACGTGCAGCGCGCCGGTCCCTCGACCGGCATGCCGACGCGCACCCAGCAATGCGACATTTTCATCTGCGCCTATGCCTCGCATGGCGATACCAAGCACGTGCTGCTGTTTCCGGAGGATCCGGCCGAGGCGTTCGAATTCGCCGCCACCGCCTTCGATCTCGCCGAACGGCTGCAGACCACGATCTTCCTGATGCTCGATCTCGATATCGGCATGAATCATCGCCTGTGCCGCCCACTGCGCTGGGACGATGCCCGCCAGTATGACCGGGGCAAGGTGATGACGGCGGAGATGCTGGAGGAAGGCCGCGATTTCGGCCGCTATCTCGACATCGACGGCGACGGCATCGCCTACCGCACCTATCCCGGCACCCACCCGACCAAGGGCTCCTACTTCACCCGCGGCACCTCGCGCGACCGCTACGCGCGCTATTCCGAGGAAGGCTCGGTCTATGCCGACAACATGCAGCGGCTGGTGCGCAAGTTCGAGACCGCCCAGGATATGGTGCCGCGGCCGCTGCAGGCCAACGCCGCCAAGCCGACCAAATACGGCGTGATCTATTTCGGCTCGACTTCGCCGGCGATGGACGAGGCGATCGGACTGCTGGAAGCGCGCGGCCACCAGCTCGACCGCCTGCGCATCCGCGCCTTCCCGTTCCATTCCAGCGTGGCGAGTTTTATTGCCGACCACGATTTTGTTTACGTCGTCGAGCAGAACCGCGATGCCCAGCTTCGCTCGCTGATCGTCAACGAGAACGGCATCGATCCCGTTCGCCTCGTGCCGATCCTGCACTATGACGGCACGCCGATCACCGCGCGCTTCATCGCCAATTCCATCGCCGACCACCAGGACCAGCTCCAGGTCACCCCGCTCCGCAAGGTAAAGTCATGACCTATATCGCCAAGCCGAAATTCCAGCATCCGGGGCTTCCGAAGAACGACCTCGGCTATACCCATCGGGATTACGAGGGCAAGGTTTCGACGCTGTGCGCCGGCTGCGGCCATGACTCGATCACGGCCTCGATCATCGAGGCCTGTTTCGAGCTTTCGATCGAGCCGCACCGCGTCGCCAAGATTTCCGGCATCGGCTGCTCCTCGAAGACGCCGGATTATTTCCTCGGCAATTCGCACGGCTTCAATTCGGTGCATGGCCGCATGCCGTCGGTGCTGACCGGCGCCAACCTCGCCAACCGCGACCTGATCTATCTCGGCGTTTCCGGCGACGGCGACTCGGCCTCGATCGGCTTCGGCCAGTTCGCGCATTCGATCCGGCGCGGCGTCAACATGACCTATATCGTCGAAAACAACGGCGTTTACGGCCTCACCAAGGGGCAGTTCTCGGCCACCGCCGATCGCGGCTCGAAGTCCAAGAAGGGCGTGACCAATACCGACAACGCCATTGACCTCGTGGCGATCGCGCTGCAGCTCGGCGCCACCTTCGTGGCGCGCAGCTTCTCCGGCGACAAGTCGCAACTGGTGCCGCTGATCTCCGCCGCCATCGAGCATCGCGGCTCGGCCTTCATCGACGTGATCAGCCCCTGCATCGCCTTCAACAACCATGCGGGCTCGACCAAGAGTTTTGATTATGTCCGCGAACACAATGACGCGGTGAACCGTCTCGACGTGCTCACCGGCCGCGAACCGATCACGGTCGACTATGCGCCGGGCACCGTACAGGTGGTCGAGCAGCACGACGGCTCGCGGCTGGCGCTGCGCAAGATCGACGCCGATTACGATCCGAGCGATCGCGTCGCGGCGATGACCTTCCTGCAGAAGCACGCCGCCAAGGGCCAGATCGTCACCGGCCTGCTCTACATCGATCCCGATGCGGATGATTTGCACACCCATCTCGACACGGTCGAGAAGCCGCTCAACACGCTCGACGCCAAGGCGCTGTGCCCCGGCTCCGCGACGCTGGACAAGATCAACGCCGGCCTGCGCTAGAGCGGTTCAAAGAGCGCACGAGGTTCGTCGCTCGACGGATCTCGTTGGCTCGGCCATGCACGCCGGCATTATTTGGCAGCTGCGACCTCGACGACTGCCTCGGTGTCGATCGGCAGTGAGAAATGCTCCACCCGTCTGGACGGCTTGTTGTTGAACAGGAGCCGCGTGACATCGGGCCTTGAATAGTGCCCGGCGGGATCGGCCGCGTTCTTGGCGACGCCAATCATGCCAAGATCGATGTCAGCGCAGAGCAGGCCCTCCTGATCCTGGGGAAGTTTCTCGGCAAGCGATGAGCCGTCGGGACCGTAAATGACGGCGTGGCCGCCGCCGGCATGAAGGAGCTGGTTCTTGTCGGGCGTGTCGCAGATTTCATCGATCATCGCCTGCGACACGGTTGCGCAAGGGCCCAGGACAAAACAGGAGCCCTCGACCGCATACACCTTGCTGGCGGCATTGTTGACTTCCGCGCCCAGCGCGTGTGCAAACGGGTCGTACAGCGAGAAACTCGGCCAGGCCGCGACATGCACCTGCTCGTCCTGAGCATACATGGCGTATTTCGACAGCGGCTGGAGATGCTCCCAGCAGCAAAGTGCGCCCAGCCGGCCGATATCGGGACGCGCATGAACCGCGAGATCGCTGCCGTCGCCATCCCCGAACACCGTTCGCTCGGCATGGGTCGGACGCAGCTTGCGGCGCTTGGCAATGGTCTCGCCGTCGGGTCCGATCAGCCATTGAGCGAGGTAAAGGCTGCCACCGCTCCGCTCAGACAGGCCGAGAACGGCGGTAATGCCGGCGCTGCGAACCGCATCGCGCAACTTCTCGGCCTGCGCACTGTCGTAGGAAAGCGAATTGTCGAAATAGCGTTGGACGAAGCCGCGCCCGATCGCCCAGGCCGGCGCTCCCATCCAGATGTACCACGGGTATCCCGGGATAAACGCTTCGGGGAAGGCGATTAACTTCGCGCCAGCGTTCGCCGCTTCTTTGATCAGGCCGATGGTTTTGTCGACCGTTGCGTCGAGATCGAGCCACACC
This genomic window contains:
- a CDS encoding 2-oxoacid:ferredoxin oxidoreductase subunit beta, producing MTYIAKPKFQHPGLPKNDLGYTHRDYEGKVSTLCAGCGHDSITASIIEACFELSIEPHRVAKISGIGCSSKTPDYFLGNSHGFNSVHGRMPSVLTGANLANRDLIYLGVSGDGDSASIGFGQFAHSIRRGVNMTYIVENNGVYGLTKGQFSATADRGSKSKKGVTNTDNAIDLVAIALQLGATFVARSFSGDKSQLVPLISAAIEHRGSAFIDVISPCIAFNNHAGSTKSFDYVREHNDAVNRLDVLTGREPITVDYAPGTVQVVEQHDGSRLALRKIDADYDPSDRVAAMTFLQKHAAKGQIVTGLLYIDPDADDLHTHLDTVEKPLNTLDAKALCPGSATLDKINAGLR
- a CDS encoding 2-oxoacid:acceptor oxidoreductase subunit alpha; translation: MPVQKPISSVNDFVVRFANVNGSGSASANELFARSILRHGVPVSPRNIFPSNIQGLPTWYEVRVTEEGHLGARGGVDMMVAMNPQTWDKDVASIELGGYLFYDSTKPMPSSKFRNDITVIGVPLTAITNSTYTDPRQRQLFKNIIYLGAVCALIDLDPKLVEQLIGEQYKGKEKLLSSNVHALHLGRDWALQNLKCPIGLRVKKADKVGDRIFIEGNSAAALGAVYGGATVCAWYPITPSSSLADAFGAHCKKLRHDPETGKAKYAIVQGEDELASIGIVIGASWNGARAFTATSGPGISLMQEFIGLSYFAEIPAVIMNVQRAGPSTGMPTRTQQCDIFICAYASHGDTKHVLLFPEDPAEAFEFAATAFDLAERLQTTIFLMLDLDIGMNHRLCRPLRWDDARQYDRGKVMTAEMLEEGRDFGRYLDIDGDGIAYRTYPGTHPTKGSYFTRGTSRDRYARYSEEGSVYADNMQRLVRKFETAQDMVPRPLQANAAKPTKYGVIYFGSTSPAMDEAIGLLEARGHQLDRLRIRAFPFHSSVASFIADHDFVYVVEQNRDAQLRSLIVNENGIDPVRLVPILHYDGTPITARFIANSIADHQDQLQVTPLRKVKS
- a CDS encoding carbon-nitrogen hydrolase family protein, with the protein product MGVQHPKYKVAVVQAAPVWLDLDATVDKTIGLIKEAANAGAKLIAFPEAFIPGYPWYIWMGAPAWAIGRGFVQRYFDNSLSYDSAQAEKLRDAVRSAGITAVLGLSERSGGSLYLAQWLIGPDGETIAKRRKLRPTHAERTVFGDGDGSDLAVHARPDIGRLGALCCWEHLQPLSKYAMYAQDEQVHVAAWPSFSLYDPFAHALGAEVNNAASKVYAVEGSCFVLGPCATVSQAMIDEICDTPDKNQLLHAGGGHAVIYGPDGSSLAEKLPQDQEGLLCADIDLGMIGVAKNAADPAGHYSRPDVTRLLFNNKPSRRVEHFSLPIDTEAVVEVAAAK